The following proteins come from a genomic window of Myroides odoratus DSM 2801:
- a CDS encoding GNAT family N-acetyltransferase, translated as MQSQRLSLTILDHHDNAFIMEIVNTPGWLKFIGNRNIYSALDAQLYIQNILDNPLFTYWVVRLNTDQSPIGVISLIKRTYLDAHDLGFAFLPHHMNMGYAYEAASQVIEHLKAMQLHPKLYATTLPENKSSIKLLNRLGFHFIETIHPQDELLNLYQLELNKGCEIKE; from the coding sequence ATGCAAAGCCAACGCTTATCTCTTACTATACTTGATCACCATGACAATGCTTTTATCATGGAAATTGTCAATACACCTGGTTGGTTAAAATTTATTGGCAATCGAAACATTTACAGCGCATTAGACGCACAGCTTTACATTCAAAATATTTTAGACAATCCATTGTTTACCTATTGGGTAGTACGTCTCAACACAGATCAAAGTCCAATTGGCGTTATTTCGCTCATTAAGCGAACATACTTGGATGCACACGATTTAGGTTTTGCATTTCTTCCTCATCACATGAATATGGGCTATGCATATGAAGCTGCTTCTCAGGTTATTGAACACCTAAAAGCAATGCAATTACACCCCAAACTATATGCAACAACACTACCAGAGAATAAAAGTTCGATTAAACTATTAAATCGTCTAGGTTTTCATTTTATTGAAACCATACATCCTCAAGATGAGCTTTTAAATTTATATCAGTTAGAACTAAATAAAGGGTGCGAGATAAAAGAATAA